In Stenotrophomonas sp. ASS1, the following proteins share a genomic window:
- a CDS encoding M17 family metallopeptidase produces MSEITGFTADTAAALPLYVLDREQFASWKDGQPAATQAWLASQGFTAGAFTTALLPGADGLAGAVIGVGDRGDAYSYSHAPHALPEGSVWQLASELPAAELALLQLGWGLGSYRFDRYRKRHRAPARLVAEPTGEVADLIAASLRVRDWVNTPTEDMGPQQLEDAARALADAHGAQVEAITGDELLKQNFPAIHAVGRASHRAPRLVVLRWGKDTDPALVLVGKGVCFDTGGLDIKPADGMRNMKKDMGGAAHALALAGLVMARGLPVRLTLLVPAVENAIGPDAFRPGEVIATRKGLSVEIDNTDAEGRVILCDALTFASEQKPDLVLDFATLTGAARIALGPDLPALFSNDDSVAQQWLQAGDATRDPVWRMPLWRPYLRYLSSGIADLANAGSRMAGSVTAALYLERFLEDGQRWAHLDVYAWNDGERPGRPAGGEALALRSAWAMLKQRYS; encoded by the coding sequence ATGAGCGAGATCACTGGTTTCACTGCCGACACCGCCGCAGCACTGCCGCTGTACGTGCTGGACCGCGAGCAGTTCGCGTCCTGGAAGGACGGCCAGCCGGCCGCCACCCAGGCATGGCTGGCGTCGCAGGGCTTCACCGCCGGTGCCTTCACCACGGCGTTGCTGCCCGGCGCCGATGGCCTGGCCGGTGCGGTGATCGGCGTGGGTGATCGTGGCGATGCCTACAGCTACTCGCATGCCCCGCACGCGCTGCCGGAAGGCAGCGTGTGGCAGCTGGCCAGCGAACTGCCGGCCGCCGAACTGGCGCTGCTGCAGCTGGGCTGGGGCCTGGGCAGCTACCGCTTCGATCGCTACCGCAAGCGCCACCGTGCACCGGCACGCCTGGTGGCTGAGCCGACCGGCGAAGTGGCCGACCTGATCGCCGCCAGCCTGCGCGTGCGCGACTGGGTCAACACCCCGACCGAAGACATGGGTCCGCAGCAGCTGGAAGACGCCGCGCGCGCGCTGGCCGATGCGCACGGTGCGCAGGTCGAGGCGATCACCGGCGATGAACTGCTGAAGCAGAACTTCCCGGCCATCCATGCCGTCGGCCGCGCCTCGCACCGCGCTCCGCGCCTGGTCGTGCTGCGCTGGGGCAAGGACACCGATCCGGCACTGGTGCTGGTCGGCAAGGGCGTGTGCTTCGATACCGGCGGCCTGGACATCAAACCGGCCGACGGCATGCGCAACATGAAGAAGGACATGGGCGGTGCCGCGCATGCACTGGCCCTGGCAGGCCTGGTGATGGCGCGCGGCCTGCCGGTGCGCCTGACCCTGCTGGTGCCGGCGGTGGAAAACGCGATCGGCCCCGATGCCTTCCGCCCGGGCGAAGTGATCGCCACCCGCAAGGGCCTGAGCGTGGAGATCGACAACACCGACGCCGAAGGCCGCGTGATCCTGTGCGATGCGCTGACCTTCGCCAGCGAACAGAAGCCGGACCTGGTACTGGACTTCGCCACCCTTACCGGCGCTGCGCGCATCGCGCTGGGCCCGGACCTGCCGGCGCTCTTCAGCAACGACGACAGCGTGGCCCAGCAGTGGCTGCAGGCCGGCGACGCGACCCGCGACCCGGTCTGGCGCATGCCGCTGTGGCGCCCCTACCTGCGTTACCTGAGCAGCGGCATCGCCGACCTGGCCAACGCCGGCTCGCGCATGGCCGGCTCGGTCACCGCCGCGCTGTACCTCGAACGCTTCCTGGAAGACGGCCAGCGCTGGGCACATCTGGACGTGTATGCCTGGAACGACGGCGAACGCCCGGGCCGGCCGGCTGGCGGCGAAGCGCTGGCGCTGCGCTCGGCGTGGGCGATGCTGAAGCAGCGCTACAGCTGA
- a CDS encoding HAD-IA family hydrolase, which produces MNFPVQAITLDLDDTLWPFAPIGARIDLVLHEWMREHSPATAEMYPVAAMRELRERLYHAHPHLHHDLSALRRLTLHEALHTSGASLDLLEPAYDVFFAARNQVECYPDAIDALARIAARVPVAALSNGNADLERIGLAHHFAFQLGAREHGAAKPEASIFHAACARLGVAPAQVLHVGDHAEMDVAGAIAAGLRGCWINREAATWTHPQLQPDLQFDTLTGLADWLDANLDAAAPRST; this is translated from the coding sequence GTGAATTTCCCCGTCCAAGCCATCACCCTCGACCTTGACGACACGCTGTGGCCGTTCGCTCCGATCGGCGCCCGCATCGACCTGGTCCTGCACGAGTGGATGCGTGAACACAGCCCCGCCACGGCCGAGATGTATCCGGTGGCGGCGATGCGCGAACTGCGCGAGCGCCTGTACCACGCCCATCCGCACCTCCATCACGACCTGAGCGCACTGCGCCGGCTGACCCTGCACGAAGCGCTGCACACCAGTGGTGCCAGCCTGGATCTGCTGGAGCCGGCGTATGACGTGTTCTTCGCCGCGCGCAACCAGGTCGAGTGCTACCCCGATGCGATCGACGCACTGGCGCGGATTGCCGCGCGGGTGCCGGTGGCGGCGCTGAGCAACGGCAATGCCGATCTGGAGCGGATCGGCCTGGCCCATCATTTCGCCTTCCAGCTGGGCGCGCGCGAACACGGCGCGGCCAAGCCGGAGGCGAGCATCTTCCACGCCGCCTGCGCCCGCCTGGGTGTTGCGCCGGCGCAGGTACTGCACGTCGGCGACCACGCCGAAATGGACGTGGCCGGGGCGATCGCCGCCGGCCTGCGCGGCTGCTGGATCAACCGCGAAGCAGCCACCTGGACCCATCCGCAGCTGCAGCCGGACCTGCAGTTCGACACCCTCACCGGCCTGGCCGACTGGTTGGATGCCAACCTCGACGCTGCCGCACCCCGGAGTACCTGA
- a CDS encoding AI-2E family transporter, with protein MSESLLSPSPAGPEQPDAPLPPPSRPRGPMSLVVLATLAVGYTLWAAQDIILPVLLAMFFALVGNPILRLLQKLWIPRALGALLILGAGLGVTGSLAVQLIGPAMEWAQEAPQQLRKIARQVQDLTKPVQQANQAAENFARVAGGDSNRKVQVIRAQLDDPYRMLTRAPRLAASVLAVVLLTLFFMIYGQSLQRAAIALFPNRQQQRFTSDILRSIEREVSRYVLTISVINTLVGLVFAGVLMLLGIGLQEALLWGTVAALLNFAPYVGPLIGVALMLLMGFVEFRDPLQALLPAAAYLGLHTLEGQMVTPIVLGRRMKLSPLVLILALMVFGWAWGMIGLLLAVPLLVCIKLVLARLDGMQGWARLLE; from the coding sequence ATGAGCGAGTCCCTCCTGTCCCCGTCACCGGCCGGCCCCGAACAGCCCGACGCCCCGTTGCCGCCACCGTCGCGTCCGCGCGGACCGATGTCGCTGGTGGTGCTGGCGACCCTGGCGGTGGGCTACACACTGTGGGCGGCACAGGACATCATCCTGCCGGTGCTGCTGGCGATGTTCTTCGCACTGGTCGGCAATCCGATCCTGCGCCTGCTGCAGAAGCTGTGGATTCCGCGTGCGCTGGGCGCTCTGCTGATCCTCGGCGCGGGCCTGGGCGTGACCGGTTCGCTGGCGGTGCAGTTGATCGGCCCGGCAATGGAATGGGCACAGGAAGCACCGCAGCAGCTGCGCAAGATCGCCCGCCAGGTGCAGGACCTGACCAAGCCGGTGCAGCAGGCCAACCAGGCTGCGGAGAACTTCGCCCGTGTTGCCGGTGGCGACAGCAACCGCAAGGTGCAGGTGATCCGCGCCCAGCTCGATGACCCGTACCGCATGTTGACCCGTGCGCCGCGGCTGGCCGCCTCGGTGCTGGCGGTGGTGCTGCTGACCCTGTTCTTCATGATCTACGGGCAGAGCCTGCAACGCGCGGCGATCGCCCTGTTCCCGAACCGTCAGCAGCAGCGCTTCACCAGTGACATCCTGCGTTCGATCGAGCGCGAGGTGTCGCGCTATGTGCTGACCATCAGCGTGATCAACACCCTGGTCGGGCTGGTGTTCGCCGGCGTACTGATGCTGCTCGGCATCGGCCTGCAGGAAGCGTTGCTGTGGGGCACGGTGGCCGCACTGCTGAATTTCGCTCCGTATGTGGGTCCGTTGATCGGCGTGGCGCTGATGCTACTGATGGGCTTCGTGGAATTCCGCGACCCGCTGCAGGCCCTGCTGCCGGCCGCCGCCTACCTGGGCCTGCACACCCTGGAAGGGCAGATGGTGACCCCGATCGTGCTGGGCCGTCGCATGAAACTGTCGCCACTGGTGCTGATCCTTGCGCTGATGGTGTTCGGCTGGGCCTGGGGCATGATCGGGCTGCTGCTGGCGGTGCCGCTGCTGGTCTGCATCAAGCTGGTGCTGGCGCGGCTGGACGGGATGCAGGGCTGGGCGCGTCTGCTGGAATGA
- a CDS encoding phage holin family protein codes for MSEDNAQAPDPAATPPLDESIRQVGAAGSAAADSAKHTLRSLRRLASADFALARSAFGRALAWAGVAIVFGASAWLLMAATLIALLQSWGLSWLQALLITSLLSLAVTGYAIWRVSYFFHHTGMHATRRQLSRLGLFDEPSEDDPDAEVQLPEGKP; via the coding sequence GTGAGCGAAGACAACGCGCAAGCGCCTGATCCGGCGGCTACCCCGCCGCTGGATGAGAGCATCCGCCAGGTCGGCGCGGCCGGTAGTGCCGCTGCCGATTCTGCCAAGCACACGCTGCGCTCGCTGCGCCGGTTGGCCTCGGCCGACTTCGCGCTGGCGCGTAGTGCATTCGGTCGCGCGCTGGCCTGGGCCGGCGTGGCGATCGTGTTCGGTGCCTCGGCCTGGCTGCTGATGGCCGCCACCCTCATCGCCCTGCTGCAGAGCTGGGGCCTGAGCTGGCTGCAGGCGCTGCTGATCACCTCGCTGCTGAGCCTGGCCGTCACCGGTTATGCGATCTGGCGGGTGTCCTACTTCTTCCACCACACCGGCATGCACGCCACCCGGCGCCAGCTGTCACGCCTGGGCCTGTTCGACGAACCCAGCGAAGACGATCCCGATGCCGAAGTGCAGCTGCCCGAGGGCAAGCCATGA
- a CDS encoding Do family serine endopeptidase has protein sequence MRPLPTLLTLAIAAAFGGFVATGINAHLDNRADAAPLPAVLPTTAALPASVAGQAVPSLAPMLEKAMPAVVSVNTKQVVRVRNPFFNDPFFRRLFPDIPQERINESLGSGVIIDAKEGLVLTNHHVIDNADDVQVTLADGRTVKAEFLGSDRDTDIALIRIPAQNLTDIKLGNSDQLRVGDFVVAIGNPFGFSQTVTSGIVSAVGRSGIRGLGYQNFIQTDASINPGNSGGALVDLQGQLVGINTASFNPQGSMAGNIGLGLAIPSNLARSVVDQLVKHGVVVRGTLGVESQNLTAQIAQGLGLGETRGALITRVLAGSAAATAGLKPGDVVVSANGQRVDSAEALHNVEGLAAVGSALTLDVRREGKPLQIKATLKEQARAVSGESLDPRLTGATFVDLPESLRQSGVGGVLVSEVKRGSRAATNGLQQGDIITDATVGEFADLASWRANFQQRPPTLVIRVLRNNGQQQGQLVMR, from the coding sequence ATGCGACCGCTTCCCACCCTGCTCACGCTCGCAATCGCCGCCGCCTTCGGTGGCTTCGTTGCCACCGGCATCAATGCCCACCTGGACAACCGTGCCGACGCCGCGCCGCTGCCTGCGGTACTCCCGACCACGGCGGCATTGCCGGCCTCGGTGGCCGGACAGGCGGTGCCGTCGCTGGCACCGATGCTGGAGAAGGCGATGCCGGCCGTGGTCAGCGTCAACACCAAGCAGGTGGTGCGCGTGCGCAACCCCTTCTTCAACGACCCGTTCTTCCGCCGCCTGTTCCCGGACATCCCGCAGGAACGCATCAACGAATCGCTGGGCTCGGGCGTGATCATCGACGCCAAGGAGGGCCTGGTGCTGACCAACCACCACGTCATCGACAACGCCGATGACGTGCAGGTGACACTGGCCGACGGGCGCACGGTGAAGGCCGAGTTCCTCGGTTCGGACCGCGATACCGACATCGCGCTGATCCGCATCCCGGCGCAGAACCTGACCGACATCAAGCTCGGCAACAGCGACCAGCTTCGGGTCGGTGACTTCGTGGTGGCCATCGGCAACCCGTTCGGCTTCAGCCAGACGGTCACCTCCGGCATCGTCTCGGCGGTGGGCCGCAGCGGCATCCGCGGGCTGGGCTACCAGAACTTCATCCAGACCGATGCGTCGATCAACCCGGGCAACTCCGGTGGCGCACTGGTCGACCTGCAGGGCCAGCTGGTCGGCATCAATACCGCCAGCTTCAACCCGCAGGGCAGCATGGCCGGCAACATCGGCCTGGGCCTGGCGATCCCCTCCAACCTGGCGCGCAGCGTGGTCGACCAGCTGGTCAAGCACGGCGTAGTGGTGCGCGGCACGCTGGGCGTGGAGAGCCAGAACCTGACCGCGCAGATCGCGCAGGGGCTGGGCCTGGGCGAAACGCGGGGTGCGCTGATCACCCGCGTGCTGGCCGGTTCGGCCGCTGCGACCGCCGGCCTGAAGCCGGGCGACGTGGTGGTCTCGGCCAACGGCCAGCGCGTGGACAGCGCCGAAGCCCTGCACAACGTGGAAGGCCTGGCGGCGGTCGGCAGCGCGCTGACGCTGGACGTGCGCCGCGAGGGCAAGCCGCTGCAGATCAAGGCAACCTTGAAGGAACAGGCGCGCGCGGTCAGCGGTGAGAGCCTGGACCCGCGCCTGACCGGGGCCACCTTCGTCGACCTGCCCGAGTCGCTGCGCCAGTCCGGTGTCGGTGGCGTGCTGGTCAGCGAGGTCAAGCGCGGCAGCCGCGCGGCCACCAACGGCCTGCAGCAGGGCGACATCATCACCGATGCCACCGTGGGCGAATTCGCCGACCTGGCCAGCTGGCGCGCCAACTTCCAGCAGCGCCCGCCGACCCTGGTGATACGCGTGCTGCGCAACAATGGCCAGCAGCAGGGCCAGCTCGTGATGCGCTGA
- a CDS encoding histone: MSNGNGVSVVTDAVENVKETATNVGESIAHAAEDAVKSVKKTVKRATKAAGTRVAKAKKAVAKVEKTVAKKAEKAAKSVGKTVANAKKKLEAAKKNAKAEAAALKKEVAKKKAAAGKAVTKKAAAAKKTTKAATKAAGKKVATVKKAATKKAAVAKKTVAKKTAAAKKVVGKKVATAKKAVAKKTVAAKKVAGKKAVAAKKVVGKKVAATKKVATKKTAAAKKVVGKKAAVAKKAVGKKTAAAKKVVGKKTAVAKKAVGKKVAATRKTVAKKAAPLKKVAAKKAPAKKAVRKVAKRK, from the coding sequence ATGAGCAACGGTAATGGTGTGTCGGTCGTGACCGACGCCGTCGAGAACGTCAAAGAAACCGCCACCAACGTTGGCGAGTCCATCGCCCACGCTGCCGAAGACGCAGTGAAGTCGGTCAAGAAGACCGTCAAGCGCGCCACCAAGGCTGCCGGTACCCGCGTTGCCAAGGCCAAGAAGGCTGTGGCCAAGGTCGAGAAGACCGTTGCCAAGAAGGCCGAGAAGGCTGCCAAGTCGGTCGGCAAGACCGTTGCCAACGCCAAGAAGAAGCTGGAAGCCGCCAAGAAGAACGCCAAGGCCGAAGCCGCTGCCCTGAAGAAGGAAGTGGCCAAGAAGAAGGCGGCTGCAGGCAAGGCCGTGACCAAGAAGGCCGCTGCTGCCAAGAAGACCACCAAGGCCGCCACCAAGGCTGCCGGCAAGAAGGTCGCTACCGTGAAGAAGGCTGCCACGAAGAAGGCCGCCGTCGCCAAGAAGACCGTTGCCAAGAAGACCGCGGCCGCCAAGAAGGTTGTCGGCAAGAAGGTCGCTACCGCCAAGAAGGCCGTGGCCAAGAAGACCGTCGCCGCCAAGAAGGTCGCTGGCAAGAAGGCCGTGGCTGCCAAGAAGGTTGTCGGCAAGAAGGTTGCCGCTACCAAGAAGGTCGCCACCAAGAAGACCGCGGCCGCCAAGAAGGTTGTCGGCAAGAAGGCTGCTGTCGCCAAGAAGGCCGTCGGCAAGAAGACCGCTGCTGCCAAGAAGGTTGTCGGCAAGAAGACCGCCGTTGCCAAGAAGGCGGTGGGCAAGAAGGTTGCCGCCACCCGCAAGACGGTCGCCAAGAAGGCTGCGCCGCTGAAGAAGGTCGCCGCCAAGAAGGCTCCGGCCAAGAAGGCCGTGCGCAAGGTCGCCAAGCGCAAGTAA
- a CDS encoding DUF1428 domain-containing protein, translated as MSYIDGFVLAVPTANKEKFLAHARTGDPVFIEYGALRVVECWGDDVPHGKTTDFFGAVKATPDETVVFSWIEWPDKPTRDAGMKKMMEDPRFDPAKNPMPFDGARMIYGGFVPLYELTR; from the coding sequence ATGAGCTACATCGATGGTTTCGTCCTGGCGGTGCCCACCGCCAACAAAGAGAAGTTCCTCGCCCATGCACGCACAGGGGATCCCGTTTTCATCGAGTACGGCGCGCTGCGCGTGGTCGAGTGCTGGGGTGACGACGTACCGCACGGCAAAACCACCGACTTCTTCGGCGCGGTGAAAGCCACGCCGGATGAGACGGTCGTGTTTTCCTGGATCGAATGGCCAGACAAGCCGACCCGCGACGCCGGCATGAAGAAGATGATGGAAGACCCGCGGTTTGATCCGGCGAAGAATCCGATGCCGTTCGACGGCGCGCGGATGATCTACGGTGGGTTCGTGCCGCTCTACGAGCTGACGCGCTGA
- a CDS encoding DPP IV N-terminal domain-containing protein: MYVSDPPLVPVRAALLACAALFPIHAAHALQAADYQRAERVHDSHLRGALRNASVLPHWLADGRFWYERETTQGRRQAVLVDPVQATRQILFEPDALDAAVAPLGASGPRLRLNNVQVLDGGLRLQFNGEAAISCQWPRLQCVPSQDAAPAADALPSPGGDAWLQVRDHNLWLHSPGTAARALTSGGESNHGYGVLPDFTLRGIPRRQGRMPTRPFAVGWSPDGRYVAGIRYDERALQDYPYLESSPANSARPRVHTVKLGVLGDTRQVRDSVYVVDTRNGQQHDIALPEGWNTLSEAGVLGWDGDRLYAVIAHFGAPRRLRLLEIDANNGALRTVLEEASDTRLQLNVYSYNRPAVAILPGQDTAVWFSQRDGWGHLYRVRLSDGKVLRQLTRGQWAVRDLLGVDAAGGWAYFSAGGVDGGDPYVRGLYRVSLQGGPVQRLAADGNDHLADAGTGALFGGRAPQALSPGGGYLVDTVSRLDQPPRTVLRASDDGREVMVLETADNSAIVAAGWRPPRRERLLAADGRTPIFATVYLPRDYRDDGRFPVIDAMYGGSFVSNAPVTYAEAVSALNPVSRASLTELGFVVVSIDARGTGGRDKAFHDSSFLHGADVQLDDHVAALRQLGERYRGIDLQRVGIYGHSFGGYSAARALLRYPAFYKVGVASAGSHNFQGMYGGALHGMDRLFGGVLPPTPLADGVPAPFAGLDNAALAGNLRGHLMLVYGELDENAPPALTLQLAAALNKAQRSYDLLYLARQDHELFRNDATYTHRMWDYFVRHLAGQQPPETVLAPLPGGPG, encoded by the coding sequence TTGTACGTTTCCGATCCGCCGCTGGTGCCTGTTCGCGCCGCGCTCCTGGCATGCGCTGCCCTGTTCCCGATCCACGCTGCGCACGCACTGCAGGCCGCTGACTACCAGCGCGCCGAACGCGTGCATGACAGTCACCTTCGCGGTGCGCTGCGCAATGCTTCGGTGCTGCCCCACTGGCTGGCCGATGGGCGCTTCTGGTACGAACGCGAAACCACGCAGGGCCGGCGCCAAGCGGTACTGGTCGATCCAGTCCAGGCCACACGCCAGATCCTGTTCGAACCCGATGCGCTGGACGCTGCGGTTGCACCTCTCGGCGCCAGCGGACCACGCCTGCGCTTGAACAACGTGCAGGTACTGGATGGAGGCCTGCGCCTGCAGTTCAACGGCGAGGCGGCGATCAGCTGTCAATGGCCACGCCTGCAGTGCGTGCCTTCGCAGGATGCAGCGCCAGCGGCCGATGCACTGCCATCGCCCGGCGGTGATGCCTGGCTGCAGGTACGCGATCACAACCTGTGGCTGCACTCGCCCGGAACGGCAGCACGAGCGCTGACCAGCGGCGGTGAATCCAATCATGGCTATGGCGTGCTGCCGGACTTCACCCTGCGCGGCATTCCCCGCCGTCAGGGCCGGATGCCGACGCGGCCGTTCGCGGTCGGCTGGTCACCGGACGGTCGCTACGTGGCCGGCATCCGCTACGACGAACGCGCGCTGCAGGACTACCCCTATCTGGAAAGCAGCCCGGCCAACAGCGCGCGGCCGCGCGTGCATACGGTGAAGCTGGGGGTGCTGGGTGACACCCGGCAGGTGCGCGACAGCGTGTATGTGGTCGACACCCGCAATGGCCAGCAGCATGACATCGCCTTGCCGGAAGGCTGGAACACCCTCAGCGAAGCCGGCGTACTCGGCTGGGACGGCGACCGGTTGTATGCCGTGATCGCGCACTTCGGCGCACCGCGCAGGCTGCGTCTGCTGGAGATCGATGCCAACAACGGTGCGTTGCGCACGGTTCTGGAAGAAGCCAGCGACACCCGCCTGCAGCTCAACGTGTATTCCTACAACCGGCCAGCGGTGGCCATCCTGCCCGGCCAGGACACGGCGGTGTGGTTCTCGCAGCGCGATGGCTGGGGCCATCTGTACCGGGTCCGCCTGTCCGACGGCAAGGTGCTGCGCCAGCTCACCCGCGGCCAATGGGCGGTGCGCGACCTGCTGGGCGTGGACGCTGCGGGTGGCTGGGCGTACTTCAGCGCCGGCGGCGTCGACGGTGGCGACCCCTACGTACGCGGCCTGTACCGTGTATCGCTGCAGGGGGGACCGGTCCAGCGCCTGGCCGCCGATGGCAACGACCATCTGGCCGATGCTGGCACCGGCGCGTTGTTCGGCGGGCGCGCCCCCCAGGCGCTGTCGCCTGGCGGTGGCTATCTGGTGGATACCGTTTCCCGTCTCGACCAGCCACCACGCACCGTGCTGCGGGCCAGCGATGACGGCCGTGAAGTGATGGTGCTGGAAACAGCCGATAACAGCGCGATCGTTGCTGCCGGCTGGCGCCCCCCACGGCGCGAGCGGCTGCTGGCCGCCGATGGGCGAACGCCGATCTTCGCCACCGTCTACCTGCCCCGCGACTATCGCGATGACGGCCGCTTTCCGGTGATCGACGCGATGTACGGTGGCTCCTTCGTCAGCAATGCGCCGGTGACCTACGCCGAGGCGGTGTCCGCCTTGAATCCGGTGTCACGCGCCAGCCTGACCGAACTGGGCTTCGTGGTGGTCAGCATCGACGCGCGCGGCACCGGTGGCCGCGACAAGGCGTTCCATGACAGCAGCTTCCTGCACGGGGCAGATGTGCAGCTGGATGACCATGTGGCTGCGCTGCGCCAGCTGGGCGAACGCTACCGGGGCATCGACCTGCAGCGGGTCGGCATCTACGGGCATTCGTTCGGTGGTTACAGTGCAGCGCGCGCCCTGCTGCGCTATCCGGCGTTCTACAAGGTGGGCGTGGCCTCGGCCGGCAGCCACAATTTCCAGGGCATGTACGGCGGTGCATTGCACGGCATGGACCGGCTGTTCGGTGGCGTGCTGCCGCCAACACCCCTGGCCGATGGCGTGCCGGCGCCCTTTGCCGGACTCGACAATGCAGCGTTGGCCGGCAACCTGCGTGGGCATCTGATGCTGGTCTATGGCGAACTGGACGAGAACGCGCCGCCGGCGCTGACCCTGCAACTGGCCGCCGCCCTGAACAAGGCCCAGCGCAGCTACGACCTGCTGTACCTGGCCCGGCAGGACCACGAACTGTTCCGCAACGACGCCACCTACACGCACCGCATGTGGGACTACTTCGTGCGCCACCTGGCCGGCCAGCAGCCACCGGAGACGGTGCTGGCGCCGCTGCCCGGCGGGCCGGGCTGA
- a CDS encoding Ax21 family protein, whose product MKNSLIALALAAALPFTASAAENLSYNYAEADYAKTDIDAFKADGWGVKGSYGFLPNFHAFGEYSRQEIDHTNIKLDQWKIGAGYNVEIAPTTDFVARVAYQKRDQKHGLDFNGYSAEAGIRTAFGAHAEVYGMVGYEDFSKKHGINPEGQWYGRLGGQVKLNQNWGLNGELKMNRDGDKEYTVGPRFSW is encoded by the coding sequence ATGAAGAATTCGCTGATTGCTCTGGCCCTGGCCGCTGCCCTGCCGTTCACCGCCTCGGCTGCTGAGAACCTGTCGTACAACTACGCCGAAGCCGACTACGCCAAGACCGACATCGACGCGTTCAAGGCCGACGGCTGGGGCGTGAAGGGTTCGTACGGCTTCCTGCCGAACTTCCACGCTTTCGGTGAGTACAGCCGCCAGGAAATCGACCACACCAACATCAAGCTGGACCAGTGGAAGATCGGCGCCGGCTACAACGTTGAAATCGCCCCGACCACCGACTTCGTTGCCCGCGTTGCTTACCAGAAGCGCGACCAGAAGCACGGCCTGGACTTCAATGGCTACAGCGCTGAAGCCGGTATCCGCACCGCCTTCGGTGCCCACGCCGAAGTCTACGGCATGGTCGGCTACGAAGATTTCTCGAAGAAGCACGGCATCAATCCGGAAGGCCAGTGGTACGGCCGCCTGGGTGGTCAGGTCAAGCTGAACCAGAACTGGGGCCTGAACGGCGAGCTGAAGATGAACCGCGACGGCGACAAGGAATACACCGTCGGCCCGCGCTTCAGCTGGTAA
- a CDS encoding response regulator transcription factor yields the protein MPTFPSPRDSPCRLLLLDPHPLLRHGVQEVLARQADLQVDGSYGRSGDLLQRLQQQAAAIDLLLVDALPIGDSGEGLELLRHLSRHWPAVPILVLSAHCNAGVVSLALQAGARGFLSKACAPQTLLRAVSVVARGGRFVPPELRAQLNQSRRQRQQPVRPPRLSTRERTVLQWVLRGCSTGEMARRSGRTASTISTQKRAAYRKLGIRNDGELFRFRHLIDADRGGVTRPGTAFLPPAPNRPRG from the coding sequence ATGCCCACGTTTCCGTCGCCCCGAGATTCTCCCTGCCGCCTGTTGCTGCTGGATCCGCACCCGCTGTTGCGGCATGGCGTGCAGGAAGTCCTGGCCCGGCAGGCGGACCTGCAGGTCGATGGAAGCTACGGTCGCAGCGGTGATCTGCTGCAGCGCCTGCAGCAGCAGGCGGCCGCGATCGATCTGCTGCTGGTCGACGCCTTGCCGATCGGTGACAGCGGGGAAGGTCTGGAACTGCTGCGGCACCTATCACGCCATTGGCCGGCAGTGCCGATCCTGGTGTTGTCCGCGCACTGCAACGCGGGTGTCGTGTCCTTGGCCCTGCAGGCCGGTGCGCGCGGATTCCTGTCCAAGGCCTGCGCGCCGCAGACGCTGCTGCGGGCAGTGAGCGTGGTCGCCCGTGGCGGACGCTTCGTGCCGCCGGAACTGCGTGCACAGTTGAACCAGTCCCGCCGGCAACGCCAGCAGCCCGTGCGTCCACCACGGTTGAGTACGCGCGAGCGCACCGTCCTGCAGTGGGTGCTGCGCGGCTGCAGCACCGGCGAGATGGCACGCCGCAGTGGGCGTACAGCCAGCACCATCAGCACGCAGAAGCGAGCGGCTTACCGCAAGCTGGGCATCCGCAACGATGGCGAGCTGTTCCGTTTCCGCCATCTGATCGACGCTGATCGAGGCGGCGTTACTCGCCCTGGTACTGCTTTTCTTCCACCAGCGCCGAACCGGCCACGCGGTTGA